Proteins encoded together in one Amblyomma americanum isolate KBUSLIRL-KWMA chromosome 1, ASM5285725v1, whole genome shotgun sequence window:
- the LOC144116036 gene encoding uncharacterized protein LOC144116036 — protein sequence MVDSQSAGALPLAQANASSFTTEVLASLPLVAEWTGVREWIREANASRLRRRSWRHYHWSQSGLAYENGYGRPMPAVYDGGPGATTPGGRVDWRMRMDTGGEAKVNASRPGGKRPWWTARAPAPSL from the exons ATGGTGGACAGCCAGAGCGCCGGCGCCCTCCCTCTTGCGCAGGCCAATGCCAGCTCGTTTACGACGGAGGTCCTGGCGTCACTACCCCTGGTCGCAGAGTGGACTGGCGTACGAGAATGGATACGGGAG GCCAATGCCAGCCGTTTACGACGGAGGTCCTGGCGTCACTACCACTGGTCGCAGAGTGGACTGGCGTACGAGAATGGATACGGGAG GCCAATGCCAGCCGTTTACGACGGAGGTCCTGGCGCCACTACCCCTGGTGGCAGAGTGGACTGGCGTATGAGAATGGATACGGGAGGTGAGGCAAAGGTGAATGCATCGCGTCCCGGAGGAAAACGACCGTGGTGGACAGCCAGAGCGCCGGCACCCTCCCTCTAA